One window of Pyxicephalus adspersus chromosome 4, UCB_Pads_2.0, whole genome shotgun sequence genomic DNA carries:
- the ADIPOQ gene encoding adiponectin isoform X1, with product MLRTEWNAVRSPLHCTEHSAPIFLGNAKSLSQVLVCCLCPCKADSPSLPALVIIYTGPKLLMEYKQGTMLLPHSVCVLLLLAPLYSSAEDDPTQPQRNPCANWMGGAPGYPGHNGLPGRDGKDGKNGEKGDTGEPGVPGQKGEVGNQGPQGPEGPRGFPGARGEMGESPFLLRSAFSMGLTGRVSIPNVPIRFTKAFYNDQRHYDESTGKFRCNIRGLYLFTYHLTVYMKDVKVGLYKNNKPIMFTFDQFQANNVDQASGSILLNLDVGDEVWLQVYGDEFGGIYGDNLNDSSFSGILLYPDQSSK from the exons ATGCTCCGAACAGAATGGAACGCGGTTAGAAGTCCATTGCACTGCACAGAACACTCAGCTCCAATATTCCTGGG GAATGCTAAGAGCCTATCTCAGGTTTTagtttgctgtctgtgtccctgcaaGGCAGATTCGCCCTCTTTGCCTGCCCTGGTGATCATTTACACAGGACCTAAATTGTTAATGGAATACAAACAAGG GACAATGTTGCTTCCACATTCTGTGTGTGTTCTTCTTCTGTTGGCACCGCTTTACTCTTCAGCTGAGGATGACCCGACACAACCACAGCGGAATCCCTGTGCCAACTGGATGGGTGGAGCACCTGGGTACCCGGGACACAATGGACTACCAGGACGGGATGGTAAAGATGGGAAGAATGGAGAAAAAGGAGACACAGGAGAACCAG GTGTTCCTGGGCAAAAAGGAGAAGTTGGTAATCAAGGACCGCAAGGACCTGAAGGCCCAAGAGGATTTCCAGGAGCTCGGGGTGAGATGGGGGAGAGCCCATTCCTACTTCGCTCAGCTTTTAGTATGGGACTGACTGGCAGAGTTTCCATCCCAAATGTTCCTATCCGCTTCACCAAAGCCTTTTATAACGATCAGCGACATTATGATGAGAGCACAGGCAAGTTCCGCTGCAATATTAGGGGCCTTTACTTGTTCACCTATCACCTGACAGTTTATATGAAAGACGTCAAGGTTGGGCTTTACAAAAACAACAAGCCTATCATGTTTACCTTTGACCAGTTCCAGGCCAACAATGTAGACCAGGCTTCTGGCTCCATCTTGTTGAACCTGGATGTTGGAGATGAGGTTTGGCTGCAAGTCTATGGGGATGAATTTGGAGGCATCTATGGAGACAATCTCAATGACTCTTCTTTCTCAGGAATCTTGCTGTATCCAGACCAGTCTTCTAAATGA
- the ADIPOQ gene encoding adiponectin isoform X2, which produces MLRTEWNAVRSPLHCTEHSAPIFLGTMLLPHSVCVLLLLAPLYSSAEDDPTQPQRNPCANWMGGAPGYPGHNGLPGRDGKDGKNGEKGDTGEPGVPGQKGEVGNQGPQGPEGPRGFPGARGEMGESPFLLRSAFSMGLTGRVSIPNVPIRFTKAFYNDQRHYDESTGKFRCNIRGLYLFTYHLTVYMKDVKVGLYKNNKPIMFTFDQFQANNVDQASGSILLNLDVGDEVWLQVYGDEFGGIYGDNLNDSSFSGILLYPDQSSK; this is translated from the exons ATGCTCCGAACAGAATGGAACGCGGTTAGAAGTCCATTGCACTGCACAGAACACTCAGCTCCAATATTCCTGGG GACAATGTTGCTTCCACATTCTGTGTGTGTTCTTCTTCTGTTGGCACCGCTTTACTCTTCAGCTGAGGATGACCCGACACAACCACAGCGGAATCCCTGTGCCAACTGGATGGGTGGAGCACCTGGGTACCCGGGACACAATGGACTACCAGGACGGGATGGTAAAGATGGGAAGAATGGAGAAAAAGGAGACACAGGAGAACCAG GTGTTCCTGGGCAAAAAGGAGAAGTTGGTAATCAAGGACCGCAAGGACCTGAAGGCCCAAGAGGATTTCCAGGAGCTCGGGGTGAGATGGGGGAGAGCCCATTCCTACTTCGCTCAGCTTTTAGTATGGGACTGACTGGCAGAGTTTCCATCCCAAATGTTCCTATCCGCTTCACCAAAGCCTTTTATAACGATCAGCGACATTATGATGAGAGCACAGGCAAGTTCCGCTGCAATATTAGGGGCCTTTACTTGTTCACCTATCACCTGACAGTTTATATGAAAGACGTCAAGGTTGGGCTTTACAAAAACAACAAGCCTATCATGTTTACCTTTGACCAGTTCCAGGCCAACAATGTAGACCAGGCTTCTGGCTCCATCTTGTTGAACCTGGATGTTGGAGATGAGGTTTGGCTGCAAGTCTATGGGGATGAATTTGGAGGCATCTATGGAGACAATCTCAATGACTCTTCTTTCTCAGGAATCTTGCTGTATCCAGACCAGTCTTCTAAATGA
- the ADIPOQ gene encoding adiponectin isoform X3: MLLPHSVCVLLLLAPLYSSAEDDPTQPQRNPCANWMGGAPGYPGHNGLPGRDGKDGKNGEKGDTGEPGVPGQKGEVGNQGPQGPEGPRGFPGARGEMGESPFLLRSAFSMGLTGRVSIPNVPIRFTKAFYNDQRHYDESTGKFRCNIRGLYLFTYHLTVYMKDVKVGLYKNNKPIMFTFDQFQANNVDQASGSILLNLDVGDEVWLQVYGDEFGGIYGDNLNDSSFSGILLYPDQSSK; this comes from the exons ATGTTGCTTCCACATTCTGTGTGTGTTCTTCTTCTGTTGGCACCGCTTTACTCTTCAGCTGAGGATGACCCGACACAACCACAGCGGAATCCCTGTGCCAACTGGATGGGTGGAGCACCTGGGTACCCGGGACACAATGGACTACCAGGACGGGATGGTAAAGATGGGAAGAATGGAGAAAAAGGAGACACAGGAGAACCAG GTGTTCCTGGGCAAAAAGGAGAAGTTGGTAATCAAGGACCGCAAGGACCTGAAGGCCCAAGAGGATTTCCAGGAGCTCGGGGTGAGATGGGGGAGAGCCCATTCCTACTTCGCTCAGCTTTTAGTATGGGACTGACTGGCAGAGTTTCCATCCCAAATGTTCCTATCCGCTTCACCAAAGCCTTTTATAACGATCAGCGACATTATGATGAGAGCACAGGCAAGTTCCGCTGCAATATTAGGGGCCTTTACTTGTTCACCTATCACCTGACAGTTTATATGAAAGACGTCAAGGTTGGGCTTTACAAAAACAACAAGCCTATCATGTTTACCTTTGACCAGTTCCAGGCCAACAATGTAGACCAGGCTTCTGGCTCCATCTTGTTGAACCTGGATGTTGGAGATGAGGTTTGGCTGCAAGTCTATGGGGATGAATTTGGAGGCATCTATGGAGACAATCTCAATGACTCTTCTTTCTCAGGAATCTTGCTGTATCCAGACCAGTCTTCTAAATGA